A window of the Cannabis sativa cultivar Pink pepper isolate KNU-18-1 chromosome X, ASM2916894v1, whole genome shotgun sequence genome harbors these coding sequences:
- the LOC115701311 gene encoding uncharacterized protein LOC115701311 — MLSISSEMALPQLIPSSPSSSSFTHYKPTLNPNALLSSSLNPNSIFKSSLLLRRRRKSNGLRCSSSSYPERNYTNSPKSDDVVELPLFPLPLVLFPGAILPLQIFEFRYRMMMHTLLQTDLRFGVIYSDAVSGTADVGCVGEVVKHERLVDDRFFLICKGQERFRIGNIVRTKPYLVAEVTWLEDRPSPDGEEDLDSLANEVESYMKDVIRLSNRLGGKPEKEVQDLRRNLFPTPFSFFVGSTFEGAPREQQALLELEDTATRLKREKETLRNTLNYLSAASAVKDVFPST, encoded by the coding sequence ATGCTTTCTATAAGCTCAGAAATGGCACTTCCCCAACTCATTCCTTCTTCaccttcctcttcttcttttacCCACTACAAACCCACCTTAAACCCCAATGCTCTTCTTTCATCttccttaaaccctaactccaTATTCAAATCCTCCCTCCTCCTCCGCCGCCGTCGGAAGTCCAACGGCCTCCGTTGCTCTTCCTCTTCATACCCGGAGAGGAACTACACGAACTCACCAAAGTCGGACGATGTGGTTGAGCTCCCACTCTTTCCTTTACCATTGGTACTCTTTCCCGGGGCCATTCTCCCTTTACAGATCTTCGAGTTCCGTTACCGTATGATGATGCACACACTGCTCCAGACCGACCTCCGATTCGGCGTAATTTATTCCGACGCCGTATCGGGAACAGCCGACGTTGGCTGTGTCGGCGAGGTCGTGAAGCACGAGCGACTCGTCGATGACCGATTCTTCTTAATCTGTAAAGGCCAGGAGCGGTTCCGAATCGGCAACATCGTCCGTACGAAACCCTATCTGGTGGCGGAGGTTACTTGGCTAGAGGACAGGCCATCTCCAGACGGCGAGGAGGATTTGGATTCGCTGGCGAACGAAGTGGAGTCGTATATGAAGGACGTGATTCGGTTGTCGAATCGGCTAGGTGGGAAGCCAGAGAAGGAGGTTCAGGACCTGAGGAGGAACCTTTTTCCAACGCCGTTTTCGTTTTTCGTTGGGAGCACCTTCGAGGGCGCCCCGAGAGAGCAGCAAGCCTTGCTCGAATTGGAGGACACGGCTACCAGACTCAAGCGGGAGAAAGAGACCTTGAGAAACACTCTCAATTACCTATCGGCAGCTTCGGCGGTTAAGGACGTCTTCCCCTCGACGTGA